A genomic stretch from Bos mutus isolate GX-2022 chromosome 4, NWIPB_WYAK_1.1, whole genome shotgun sequence includes:
- the WNT16 gene encoding protein Wnt-16, producing MDRAALLGLSRLCALWAAVLALFPCGAQGNWMWLGIASFGVPEKLGCANLPLNSRQKELCKRKPYLLPSIREGARLGIQECRSQFRHERWNCLVAAASAPGTSPLFGYELSSGTKETAFIYAVMAAGLVHSVTRSCSAGNMTECSCDTTLQNGGSASEGWHWGGCSDDVQYGMWFSRKFLDFPIKNTTAKESKVLLAMNLHNNEAGRQAVAKLMSLDCRCHGVSGSCAVKTCWKTMSSFEKIGHLLKDKYENSVQISDKIKRKMHRREKDQRKIPIRKDDLLYVNKSPNYCVEDKKLGIPGTQGRECNRTSEGADGCNLLCCGRGYNTHVVRHVERCECKFIWCCYVRCRRCESMTDVHTCK from the exons ATGGACAGAGCAGCGCTCCTGGGACTGTCCCGCCTGTGCGCGCTGTGGGCAGCCGTGCTCGCGCTGTTCCCCTGCGGAGCCCAAGGAAACTGGAT GTGGTTGGGCATCGCCTCCTTTGGGGTTCCGGAGAAGCTGGGCTGTGCCAACTTGCCTCTGAACAGCCGCCAGAAGGAGCTGTGCAAGAGGAAACCGTACCTGCTGCCGAGCATCCGCGAGGGCGCCCGGCTGGGCATTCAGGAGTGCAGAAGCCAGTTCAGGCACGAGAGATGGAACTGCCTGGTGGCCGCCGCCTCCGCGCCGGGCACCAGCCCTCTCTTTGGCTACGAGCTGAGCAGCG GCACCAAGGAAACAGCATTTATTTATGCTGTGATGGCTGCAGGCCTGGTGCATTCTGTGACCAGGTCATGCAGCGCAGGCAACATGACCGAGTGTTCCTGTGACACCACCTTGCAGAACGGCGGCTCAGCGAGTGAAGGCTGGCATTGGGGGGGATGCTCTGATGATGTCCAGTATGGCATGTGGTTCAGCAGAAAGTTCCTAGATTTCCCCATCAAAAACACCACGGCAAAGGAAAGCAAAGTACTGTTAGCAATGAACCTACATAACAATGAAGCTGGAAGGCAG GCTGTCGCCAAGTTGATGTCCTTAGACTGCCGTTGTCACGGAGTTTCTGGCTCCTGCGCTGTGAAAACATGCTGGAAAACAATGTCTTCTTTTGAAAAGATTGGCCATCTGTTGAAGGATAAATATGAAAACAGTGTGCAAATCTCAgacaaaataaagaggaaaatgcaCAGGAGAGAAAAAGATCAGAGGAAAATACCAATCCGCAAGGATGATCTGCTCTACGTCAATAAGTCTCCCAATTACTGTGTTGAGGATAAGAAACTCGGGATCCCAGGGACTCAAGGCAGAGAGTGCAACCGCACGTCGGAGGGCGCAGATGGCTGCAACCTCCTCTGCTGTGGCCGAGGCTACAACACCCATGTGGTCAGGCACGTGGAGAGATGTGAATGCAAATTTATCTGGTGCTGTTATGTCCGCTGCAGGAGGTGTGAAAGCATGACTGATGTCCACACTTGCAAGTAA